From the Hemicordylus capensis ecotype Gifberg chromosome 1, rHemCap1.1.pri, whole genome shotgun sequence genome, the window TATACAGGGAGCCCTGGGGATCTTAAGTTTCCTAGAGGATCTTGAGCAACCTCAGCATTTCATGCAACAGAGAGATGAGAATGAGCAGAGGAGGGAAGCCTTCCTCccccatcactgctgctgcaagTTGGGTGCCGAGATGGAATTATCCAGCACTGATTAAAAGCGAGCCTGAGAAGACTTCAGAGTCATAATACTTCCCCCTTATATTGAATGTGAGCATTATGAGCAGTTAGCATTCATGTTCTGAGCCTGAAATTTACCAACTTTGGTGACAGCTCTAGTCATAATAAAGGCTGTGAGGGTTAATGGGGCATAGCAGACAGGAGATGGGGCTCGTTATGGTCTAAACACACAGGATATTATGAAGTCTGAATGACACTGTCCTCCTGGTGAGTTTTGCAGTGCATTTCTCCAGCATTTAGCCCTCTACAATATCTAGAGATTATGAATACTGCTTTTCCTCTTTGAAATGTGCTTGATTTCCCTACAGCAGTTTCAGCTTTTAAAAGCTctgtggttggggtgtgtgtgtgggggggggtagtttTGCAAAATCCTCAGTACAGAATTAAATCTTCTCCCACAGAAGTCACTCAGCAGTCAGACCACTGCCAAATACTTGAGGAaatccccacacacaccccaacgcTTATATTTAAAGTGTAAGGAGGCCATTCATTAAATACTTATACCCAAAACTCCTGGAGGACTTCTATGGGTGTAACAAATACTACAGAAGAGCAGGTTGGAGCTAGTTTTTTCAATATAAACAAGTTgtactagtaagaactaatcagcctactttcctttcactgtctctacaactggactaaatttggtccaaatcgaagtccacaagttagatctcttgcacctcaaatgttcatgcatccaccatcttggatgggggtggatgacatcatcacaaactatgccattggggcatccctatgtgttcatacagctgtagcaaattcggttcaaattggttagactgtccattAGTgtatttgcacctcaaaagtgtatgcatctgccatcttgaatcggtgtggatgacatcacaaactatgccattgaggtgacactgtgtgtcactcactgcaactgtacccaatttggaccaaatgggttaaacagtccacaaattagcccgcttgtgcctcacaTGTTCATGTGAATTGGAGTGGacaacatcatcacacaccatgccatttgggcatcccctatgtgtccctgcagctgtagcaaatttggttcaaatcggttaagtggtttgcatgttagcccatttgcgcctcaaaagttcacacgtccgccatcttggattggggtggattacatcatcactaactatgcCATTCAGGTGTTCCTATGCGTCCCTActactgtacccgatttggttcatattggtccaggtgttgtgaagttgaagttgatggggtgggcgggggggggggggggacacagacacagaatgccgggttatctcataagcctactgaagagtaggctaaaaagggatCTCCAGAAAGAAACTTTCAAAAGTTGGGCTTTTCCCTATAAAAAACAATTCCAGTCTCTTGTACCAgtactcattttaaaaattagttcCTCCTGATTTTCAAGAATCTGCTTACAGCATTTTTGAAATTAACAAATTATAAAAATATCCAGAATACAATGCAGTTTAGGATTGGGCTTGCCCTTGACAGTAGCATCCACACAAGTACCTTTGCAGCATACAGGACCACAGCAAGaccatgcacacacagaagcacCTTGTGCGTTAATTGACCTTTCTGTGCAGAAGGTGTATGTATTCACTCTTAAGGAATTTGCATGGACACCACCAAACGTGAACTGAACTCACAGTATGCATGGAATCATCGTCATCAGCCACCAGAAGTCTGTTCAATAAAAGTGAATCATCACTTCCAGAAGAAGTCAAATATCAGTCTTTCCCCCTTCATCAGAATGCTTCTTCACTGGTTTTCCACTGCTTTGAAAGTTCTGCTTTGTATATACCAGTCAAGCAAGCACTCACTCCTGGATGAATGCAGACATAATGGAAAACACACAGGATTTGAGACTTCTTGCAGTTATATGCAGGGCCAAGGCAATGCCATGTGCCACACAAGAAGGTTTTCCCATTTGCCACCAAGTATTTCTAGAATACCAACTTAGGGTTGCCCCTGAAGATAGCAGATCTTGTTCTGTGAATTTCCAAACAATGCCTACCAACTAGTCCTGCAGGAAGGAAagtgggggcgggcggggagacACACTTCAAGTTTGAAAGCTATTCAAACACCACAATAGATATAATCCAGGGTAATTCAGAAGTGGAGAAAGCCAAGTTTGTCTTTTAAGACCAtagctgcataactttggccctcctgcagatgttggtctgcaACTCAATCCCCaactactggtcactgtggctggggatgatgggagttttagttcaaagTTGTTAGTCCTGTTCATGACTCTAAAATAACCTCCTATATATTTTAGATTACTACTGGAGGAAATCTCAGTCACTTCAAAAACCTCCAAGGATTCTTTTCTAATTTGCTTGAATGATCAAGCCAGCATTCCTATTCTGAAGCCAGTAAGATAACCGAATCTCTAGTGGCTTTCTCTGTGCCTTTAACAAACAAAGTAACATTCTGCCTGGCCCACAAGCACACCACCTAACCCAAACAGTAGTGGCTACAGACACGCAAGCACTCCAGAAGAATGGGAGGATTGTTTGCATGGCTTAAACAAGATCACTGCAGTCCGGCTGAATTACAGAACACTTTGCAGTGCATTCACACCTTAGGAGCACTTGGGACATCGTCTTGGCACCATACAAGCACCAAAGCATGTGTGATAATGCTGCCGGCAAGCCTAGATGACCTTTCCTTCTGGACAATAGTCAGGACAACAGCCCAACTGTAATACCTTCTTACCAGGCTGCAGAACTCAGAGGCAAAAGGGTGACAGCGAAGCAAGGAAGCCTTCTAGTGAGCCAGCCAATTCCAAATAAAGTGGGTGGCTTCCATGTCAGACTAATTTATTGCCAGATGTAGGGTTGGCCCAAGGTACTACAGCACCTGAGGCGAGATGCAAAGGGCAGCCTTGCCCCATGACTCCGATGGGGCCCAACTCTCAAAAACAGCCTTTATAAACTCTGAAAGTggtgcaggggctgtggaggaggGAACATTGCCAGGACCCTCatctcctcgtgcttcttgcaaagcTTCGATCAAGCCCAAAGAGATGCTCTGACAGCAGCCGACATCTTGCCAGCCTGCTGATGCCTCAAACTGCTGCCTGAGGAGACCTCACAAAAGTGCCATGCCTGAACAGATGCTAGCACTGCCCCTTTGAATCAAGATGACTTCCCTGCTGTCCCTCAAGCATTTCATCCAGTTCCCTTGCACCTcatagaagtcattcacacaaccgaaaactgggtaggacaagtgtcctacccaggtttgggaaccatgtatgctcccaattttcaactgtgtgagagcaaacaactaggtaggaagagagagaagcaactgtgCAGAATCGAGGTAGAAGGGAAATCTGGGTAgaatagcttttcctcctaccttggccAAATGCTGGGGATGAAAGCTGGgcaggacagtgctgtcctacccagctttcacagtcacttctctctcctcctacctagtttgcttccacacaaccaaaaactgggacacacatggctcccaaacctgggtaggatacttgtcctacctagtttccagttgtgtgaatgacccaatATGCTCAGAGGGAAGCCCTCCTACATGTCCCTCAGCATGTGGGAGCAAGCTTGGCAATGACATGGGTACAATCCTTCTTTGTGCCTGTCCCACTTTGTGGAATTCCCTTTCCCTCTAAGATGTGGTTGGCACTTTCTTGGCCTATCTAAGTACAGCTGAAGACCTGTTTAAAATGGTTCTCTCAAATGCACTTTGACGTCTATGTACTGCAATTCTGTATTCTGCTAGGAGGTTTTTTTTCTTCAACTGatataggtttttgtttttagtttctgttaagccaccttgagttcccaagagaggcagggtataaatattttaatcaagTAGTAAATACTACTGATTAGTATTTATTTCTTATTGTATTACAGGAGGTTCCTGCATATCAAAGATGCTTTCTCCCGTCAGGGAAGATCTGGGCTCCACTCTCACTTCTGGTTCCTTCCCATTCCTTTCTTCAAAATCCACCACTGCAATTATAATCTTCAAATCTAACCTTTTCTTCCTCCCACATTAACAAACTGGTAAAAAgacaaagttgtgccgtcgagtcggtgtcgactcctggcaaccacagagccatgtggctttctttggtagaataaaggagaggtttaccactgccatctcccatgcagtatgagatgatgcctttcagcatcttcctatatcgctgctgcccaacataggagtGGAGGCGCAATTTACATGCACAAGTCATCTCTCGGGTGATACATGGGGGACCACATGCAAGAACGGTCAGATTTTAAGACCTGCAAGAGAAGTAGAAAGCAGATTGGGCTAAGTCTACTCTTCCCTCCCATGCATCTAAAGACTTTAATGGAGTTCTGTACATGaggaagcatttttaaaaagaaaaacaaatgtagTCTATCagctaaagcagggattctcaaacttgggtcctcaggtgttattgaactttaactcccataatccccagcctcagtggcctttgcttgaggattatgggagttgaagtccaataacacctgaggacccaagtttgagaatcactgagctAAAGTCTTACGAGGGACTGTCAACTTTTCCCACCTCATTTAGCAGCAGGTGTATATCCAACCAGAGATTAAGAGAAaggttttggggggaaatcagaTTCTCCTAGAGCAGTGAAGTTGGGATGCTTCTCTCTACTCTCAAGAGCACAGGATTCTAAATGAAAGCTTGAGTCCAAGTATTGCTTGATTATTAGGCTGCAGAAACATGATACAAGCAGAGCAGAGCCACTAAATAGCTTCCTTTTCTCATCCTTTCAGCTGGGACCAGATGCTGAAGCTCCATAGACACAATCCAGTAATAGCTAGTGATGACTAGCTGATTTCAAGGGAATCTTGAGTATAGCATTTATTTCAATGAAAATTAGTAGTGGCTAACTCTGGGTTGCAGCCAAATTTTGAAAATGTTTAGTATTTTGGGCACAAGAAGGTTCCTTACTTCTAGTAACACAGATAAATTTCTAAAGCAGAGCTGTatagcttcagccctccagtagctagactacagctcccatcatccctgactactgccCCCAACTTCTatggttagggatgatgggagttgtagtccaacaccatctggaggGCTGAACTTGTGCAACCCTGCTTGAAAGCATTGATATACTCACAGGAACTACACATTCATTTCATATGGTCCTTAGGAGACTATATGACTGGAGCAACAATTATTGGTTTATTCCACATGTGCATATAATGAGCCACGAGTCCATAGCCAGAAGTTATACATACATATAGGAAAGAATAATACGTTGTGTTGTTGGAGGCAGGGAAGCATCATTGTTATTGCAACATAATAGAGCAAACACACAAATTTAGTTCTATGTGTTCAGTCCTTAAGAGGGCAGAGTGTTTGTCAGTCATCCTAGTGCCTTTGTACTCATTGTGACCAGTGcgacctctaacagggattcccagatgttgttgactacaactcccataatccccaagcaaaagccattgcagctggggattctgggagttgtagtcaagaacatctgggaatccctgttagaggcaacactgaatGTGACCATTATGCTTATAGTGCAGAAAAAGCTTTCAAAATTATTCCTATTGTACATGCCTTAAAGGTACGATTACTTGTGGGATTCCAAGCCTTAGACTAGTTTAACTAGTCTACAAccacctatttatttatataacttatctgcatactgcccaaaacgcaagtctcggggcagtttacaacaaaatacaaacaagtaaaaaggctaacacattacaacaatttaaaatgttacacattaaaactattaaaaatcatcaaactattagaacagtatctaattaaaaacttggtgaacaaatgtgtctagattgcctttttaaaagttttcagagatggggaggctcttatttcagcagggagtgcattccaaagcctaaggGCTGCAACAAAGAAGGactatccctgagtagccaccagacaagccgatgacaactgcagatgaacctctcctggtgatctcaatgggcagtatggctcatagcgaagatgacattctcttaaatacccagggcctaagttattttaaagttggaagaagaaacatcaataacctctgctatgctgatgacaccactctgatagctgagaatgcggatgatctgcaagctctagtaatgaaggtcaaggagcacaatgaaaaaatgggactacaattaaatgtaaagtttcagactaaactaatgacaatgggtacagcaaccagcttcagaactgacaatgaagacactgaagtggtggatagcttctgccttttaggatcgaccatcaacacagtaaaggatccagcagtcaagaaatacgctgcagactagcacttggtagggttgaaattaaggccttggaaaggatatttcgatgccatgacgtgtctacacctacaaagaacagaatcatttggacaatggttttccccgtgaactctatggatgcaaaagctggactctgaagaagcaaaatCGAAGAatcattgacgcttttgaactttggtgctggagaagacttttgaggataccatggacagccaggaaaacaaaccaatggatcatagaacaaattaatccagaattttcacttgaggcacatataaccaggctcaaactatcattcttcggtcacattatgtgaagaccgagctcccttgagaagtctataatgctggggaaagttgaagggaaagagaagaagaggacgaccagcagcaaggtggagggattCGATTACAGCAGcagtggatgcaccactgagaaaccttaaaggccatgttgaagacagatcaccctggagagaatctatctatgttattcactcattcaatttatatctatgtggtcactaagagtcgacacagacttgacagcacttaattgatcaatcaagctgtttagggctttttggtttataaccaagaccttgtattttaccAGGAAACCTATCCtaagccagtgtagatctttcaagacaggagtgatgtggtctctccaggatgacccctgcaccaacctagctgccacattctggatcaactgcagtttgTTATTATTCTATGATCCAGGTCCAAAAGTTTTGGCTATCAGTACCATCTAAGGGAATGAATGCCcacagtgatttttggcaatgtctaccaTCCGAGAGATGATAAACAGGCGAGAGCATTGTTGCACATGCAGCTTTCTGTGTTATCGCCCcttctaatggcacagtggggaaatgactggcctagcaagcaagaggttgccggttcgaatccccactagtacgtTTGCCAGAacacaggaaacacctatattgggcagcagtgatataggaagattgtgaaaggcatcatctcatactgcatgggagatggcaatggtaaacccctcctgtattctaccaaagaaaactacatggctctgtggttgccaggagtcataataacataagaacagccctgctggataaggcccaaggcccatctagtccagcatcctgtttcgcacagtggcccaccagatgccgctggaagccacaggcaggagttgagggcatgccctctcttctgctgttacttccctgcaactggtactcagaggcatcctgcctttgaggctagaggtggcctatagcccccaacACCGACTCAACTACACAACTTTACTTCTTTATCCCTACCtacaaacaaacagaataaaattaGCCATTTTTGCACATAGTAAAGGTCTAGGGTCAGAATAAGGGGCAGGAATAGGGTAACAAACAAATTGTTGTATTCTCTCCATGGAGTGAtctgacccacgagtataccccttaggttctggccaccctgattACCAATCTTCATTTTCAGTCCTCTGACAACATTTTATAGTAGCTTTTgtgttttaaaacaccattgcaagtttggctgctgcaggcctaATGATCAGGATAATAGAAGCATGATAGATAGCACCCTGAAAGCTGGATGtactgcaatgctatcacctatttcccATCTCTAGAGTCACAGACCTTGTCAAAAGTCACACTGCGCTTTCATCCTgccagatggtaccaaccacaccagctggctcatgtacagGTCTTTGAGAATAGTTCTTTTAGCTCCCTTTTGCCCATTTATGCTTCTGACTAACCTCATctcttaataaaaataaaaatataaattgttgCTGCTACACAGTGGcagatgcaaagcagggcagtACTCCTGTACTGTACATAGCTGTGTAGAAGGTGGAATTTCGGTCGATGAAACTCTTCTCAGCCCTGCATGACAACCAGAAGTTCCCCAAATTCCATCTTCAGCTCCGCAATGAAAGGTACAGGATCTCTATCCTCTTTGGGCACTTCTGACTGCCTTCACCTCAAGCAACCAAGGCCATTCTCCCACCACACACCATCTGCCTCGTGTCAGACAATGCAACCCCATTGGCTACACTGAAAAGAAGAGGCTGCACCTACTGCCAGAGGCCAGCCGTGACCTTGGTCTTTCTGGGACACAGACACAAAGCACTCATTAAAATGCATATGGCTGGCAGCAAGTCCTGGGTATAATTAGGACGTTGCCCAAGGACAACGATCAAGGGGCGCAAGAGCGCACATTCACCGTAGATGTATCGTTGCCTTTGTACACAAGCCAAACCATTTCAGCCCAattaaaagaggggggaaagaaagtgggaagCAAGCCAGATGCAAAGAAACATGCACATTGAACCAAACGCTCCTCTGCACAGGCGTGAGCGGCCTAGCGTGTCAAGCAGATGGGGAAGCTGCTTCTTGCAACTCATTACAGGAAAACAATGCAACACCATCCAgtcctgtacacacacacaggcactagGATGCCAGTGGCTTCAGTTCATGAAAGGAACAGGTATGGAACATCAAGTGTTCCCATTAAAAACAGGAGGACTAGGAAACTCGAGATTGGTTTGCTGGTGGTAGGGATGGGAAatttgcatgcatatatatatatatatatatacacacacacacacacacacacacacacacacacacacacatacacacatacacacatacacacatacacacatacacacatacacacatacacacatacacacatacacacatacacacatacacacatacacacatacacacatacacacatacacacatacacacatacacacatacacacatacactgtaATGGGTTAACATTACAGATTAATATTAATCAGTAGCGGCATAGTAATGAGGAGGAGGTTTTGTGTTTTCTTGACAAGACCTATGTGAAATCAAGTCCAGGGAAGAGGCTTCTGGTCCAGAGCAAACAGCAGATAAGTCTGGAAAAAGAAAGCAGGCTCAAAGGAGACCGTCATGGGATGTGGAACAAAGATTTAAAATCCAACAGTGCAAAAGGTATTTACTAGGTAAAGACTACTAGGTGATTAGGACCaatagttaggaacataagaagcgaCTTTATACAGATTCAGaccattggacttcaactcccataatcccccaaccaaaggccactggagatggggattatgggaactgaagttcaacatcaggggacccaacattgagaatccctggccaaCTACATCCTGAAGATGTTGTCCTACAGCTCCTATAATCactactgtcctctgtagctggagattatgtgagttgtagttggAACACAGCTAgaggcagggatgtagctaggggagagggggcctgggtTTGCCACTCTCCctagtggcccctcagagtgagggagataatgaagaaaatagggaggggtggagctgggggccccggcttctttgaacccatctgctcaattatagctacactcctggctagtgggccaaagttgtgcagccctgatgttcactgactggtagcggcttatccaaggtttcaggcaggagcctttccagcAGTATCCAGAGacgccatggattgaacctgggaccagatCAGTTCCAGCTGTGCTTCAACCCATGTCACCAAGGAAAGGTTGAGCCGTGATTCCCGACTCATCTGCAGTTTCTACAATGAAGTTTACCATAAACAGGACAGAGCCTTACCTGTTGCATTTTCTCCAAGTCAAGGCTGGGCCTACTGATGTCTCCGTAGCCTTGCCGGCGGTGTCGTTTACATGGCATCACTTGCTCAAAGCTGGCTCCAACGCTTGTAAAGATTAGGGGCCGGGATGCTGGGGTCCGTACCAAGGGCTGGAGTCTCTTGGGAGGAGAGGCACTGAAAAGCACTGGGCTGGAGCTGGCATGCAAGCCATCTGCTGCTTCTACCACAGGCCGGAAAGACATGCCACACAAGTTCTTCACCTCCTCATCACTGGAGGAGGTATTGCAGCCGTCACCACAGCAGGTCAGTCTGTTGACTTGCGACCACTTCCGCTTCTCAGCGGCAAACTCACGGCTGATACGTTCCAGCTCCTCTTCAGAGCTGTGGCGGTCCAGGCCAGCAGGAAAGTGGGCCCTCATCTTGCAGCACTGGTTTTCCTGGTTCTGAAGCTGATTGGTTGCCAGTGGGGTCAAGGTGCAATTCCG encodes:
- the LOC128349513 gene encoding uncharacterized protein LOC128349513 isoform X2; this encodes MQAILSTSKRGGGYRCECMLNFFLAPWICTMLKILTKKLRNQSLNEIQPFQLKISYPPSDEEDSDDSEGENQELAQIDRERRRNCTLTPLATNQLQNQENQCCKMRAHFPAGLDRHSSEEELERISREFAAEKRKWSQVNRLTCCGDGCNTSSSDEEVKNLCGMSFRPVVEAADGLHASSSPVLFSASPPKRLQPLVRTPASRPLIFTSVGASFEQVMPCKRHRRQGYGDISRPSLDLEKMQQKMLLKKNCGAKTRLIKIRHINGSRPQPHFIYDPSTFAFRSLSTLKPLSPIAPVEEPSCAY
- the LOC128349513 gene encoding uncharacterized protein LOC128349513 isoform X1, coding for MQAILSTSKRGGGYRCECMLNFFLAPWICTMLKILTKKLRNQSLNEIQPFQLKISYPPSDEEDSDDSEGENQELAQIDRERRRNCTLTPLATNQLQNQENQCCKMRAHFPAGLDRHSSEEELERISREFAAEKRKWSQVNRLTCCGDGCNTSSSDEEVKNLCGMSFRPVVEAADGLHASSSPVLFSASPPKRLQPLVRTPASRPLIFTSVGASFEQVMPCKRHRRQGYGDISRPSLDLEKMQQKMLLKKNCGAKTRLIKIRSSSLQATHLESTREHINGSRPQPHFIYDPSTFAFRSLSTLKPLSPIAPVEEPSCAY